A window of the Cannabis sativa cultivar Pink pepper isolate KNU-18-1 chromosome X, ASM2916894v1, whole genome shotgun sequence genome harbors these coding sequences:
- the LOC115722693 gene encoding uncharacterized protein LOC115722693, with protein sequence MQMAPELILPLAEHFPGRITYRGNGYFASIKAKFEAFNLTERVKETPFGVFWNASDLKFSGVIVHQLLLRKTKVTEVKNDEVWFYVGKTEARFGRSEFGLITGLKMSGGPSTEDLSTLCESDRILRDYLNNAKRVTFKTLWLAFESCDVADNVYKLGLCAFVEGVLLSRAEGVYIWTDMLKLVENVENFFEYLWGLLSYQKILSSTTKSMSDLRKNYIDKVSTKDKMKKKGKTEKKITQSEAKYNVYGYAPALQYWAFEVMQDLGKKYGQCRGSRFPRMLNWSTPDSVTRHDVKQPDVAALFEKRMVVLQILYPRNWEVDYWKNNCEGEVPTVEMGLDEVEETQAGAQNSTAFETQAQRVAEYVKRSKIIPPSPPKETADASTSATVPPASATMPPSSAPPNDSDYLLLAKRLEKVEAQQLAILTAQTEMKADFKRSQKEMKNLIMDQIATVISLLRATFGADTTIVAAQRIRPHTSIRHGRAITDESQDVEELQGPPDGVEFCRLRRKRKPVFLNDYTAGKKKQRHGPVVVDTLKPMTPLLKFFQKWITYARDNGRPRDVHTAKPLDLGS encoded by the exons ATGCAGATGGCTCCTGAACTTATTCTACCCTTGGCTGAGCATTTTCCAGGCCGTATCACGTACAGAGGAAATGGGTACTTTGCTTCAATAAAGGCTAAGTTTGAAGCCTTCAACTTGACTGAGAGGGTGAAGGAAACTCCCTTTGGAGTTTTTTGGAATGCCAGTGATTTGAAATTCTCTGGGGTGATTGTGCATCAACTGCTATTGAGGAAAACGAAAGTGACTGAGGTGAAAAATGATGAAGTCTGGTTTTACGTGGGTAAAACCGAAGCCAGATTTGGGCGGTCTGAGTTTGGTTTGATCACCGGACTAAAGATGAGCGGTGGCCCCTCAACAGAAGATTTGAGTACACTGTGTGAGTCTGATCGGATACTGCGGGACTACCTCAATAATGCCAAACGGGTCACTTTCAAAACCCTTTGGCTAGCTTTTGAGTCCTGCGATGTGGCGGACAATGTGTACAAGTTGGGGTTGTGCGCATTTGTCGAGGGTGTTCTTCTATCAAGGGCTGAGGGTGTTTATATCTGGACGGATATGCTGAAACTGGTAGAAAACGTTGAAAACTTCTTCGAGTATCTGTGGGGCCTCCTTTCTTATCAGAAGATATTGTCATCCACAACTAAGAGTATGAGTGACCTGAGGAAGAATTACATTGATAAGGTCTCTACTAAAgataagatgaagaagaaagggaagacGGAGAAAAAAATTACTCAATCGGAGGCAAAGTACAATGTCTATGGATATGCCCCGGCGCTGCAATACTGGGCCTTCGAGGTGATGCAAGATTTGGGGAAGAAGTATGGGCAGTGCAGAGGGAGTAGATTCCCTCGAATGTTGAATTGGAGTACTCCCGATTCCGTTACGAGACATGATGTGAAGCAACCTGACGTGGCTGCACTATTTGAGAAAAGG ATGGTTGTGCTTCAAATTTTGTATCCTCGGAATTGGGAGGTCGACTACTGGAAGAACAATTGTGAGGGTGAGGTCCCCACAGTGGAAATGGGGTTAGATGAGGTCGAAGAAACACAAGCCGGGGCGCAAAATTCGACCGCATTCGAGACCCAAGCCCAACGGGTGGCAGAATATGTTAAAAGGTCCAAAATTATTCCACCATCCCCACCCAAGGAAACAGCAGACGCCTCCACATCTGCCACTGTGCCCCCAGCATCTGCCACTATGCCCCCAAGCTCTGCTCCACCCAATGACTCCGACTACCTCTTGTTGGCTAAGAGGTTGGAGAAGGTAGAAGCGCAACAACTTGCGATTCTCACTGCCCAGACTGAGATGAAGGCTGACTTCAAGAGAAGTCAGAAAGAGATGAAGAATCTTATCATGGATCAAATTGCGACCGTGATAAGTTTGTTACGTGCGACCTTTGGAGCCGACACAACCATCGTGGCGGCACAAAGAATCAGACCCCACACATCCATCCGACACGGCAGAGCCATTACAGACG AATCTCAGGATGTGGAAGAGTTGCAGGGGCCACCAGATGGGGTGGAGTTCTGTAGGCTTAGGCGAAAGCGGAAGCCGGTTTTCTTGAATGACTACACAGCTGGGAAGAAGAAACAAAGACATGGGCCCGTGGTAGTAGACACACTGAAACCCATGACCCCGCTGTTAAAATTTTTCCAGAAGTGGATTACTTATGCTAGGGACAATGGCCGTCCTAGGGATGTTCACACTGCGAAGCCACTAGATCTTGGTTCGTGA
- the LOC133028950 gene encoding uncharacterized protein LOC133028950: protein MRCVCDYYSVICVFVATYVRLLCDVCATFEIILVIGLCDFMRYLCDFYAISVLLFSFGIQQIDAMAHLLRRRRTLYPEVYTRKGVVLDTSAPQFFSMFWNMYEGDKSKMKWDEGVMNYVQGIPHRYLPCWEKQEYIYFVLHLPKERHWVAVEVDIENWEIIVYDSDIGGTVEARMESYLKPYSELFANLIRASGYFPYNNYVHPVELGDLSQLLPLHYRRVTSEVAPQTNSSGNCGMYAMEHIEHLMLERSLEHVHDDNMLTFRHRWCVDLFYQNLTWWFFVGFSNVILIHINSPFVIVL, encoded by the exons ATGCGATGTGTGTGCGATTATTATTCAGTGATTTGTGTATTTGTTGCGACTTATGTGCGATTACTGTGCGATGTTTGTGCGACGTTCGAAATAATTTTGGTAATTGGTTTGTGCGATTTCATGCGATATTTGTGCGACTTTTATGCGATTTCTGTCTTACTATTTTCTTTTGGAATACAACAAATTGATGCCATGGCGCACTTATTGAGAAGAAGACGGACCCTGTACCCAGAAGTCTACACTCGAAAAGGTGTAGTTTTGGACACATCTGCTCCACAGTTCTTTTCCATGTTTTGGAATATGTATGAGGGTGACAAGAGCAAGATGAAATGGGATGAGGGCGTTATGAATTACGTGCAGGGGATACCGCACAGATACTTGCCATGTTGGGAGAAGCAGGAGTACATATACTTTGTGTTGCACCTTCCCAAAGAGCGCCACTGGGTGGCAGTTGAGGTGGATATCGAGAACTGGGAGATCATTGTATATGATTCTGATATTGGTGGCACCGTTGAGGCACGCATGGAGTCATATTTGAAGCCTTACAGCGAGCTATTTGCGAATCTAATCCGAGCTAGCGGTTATTTCCCATACAACAATTATGTACATCCGGTGGAGTTGGGTGATCTCAGTCAGCTCCTACCCCTGCATTATAGACGAGTTACATCTGAGGTTGCACCACAAACGAACAGCAG tggcaaTTGTGGAATGTATGCCATGGAGCACATTGAGCACTTGATGCTGGAACGGTCGTTGGAGCATGTTCATGATGATAACATGCTCACCTTTAGACATAGGTGGTGTGTGGACCTATTTTACCAGAACTTGACATGGTGGTTTTTTGTAGGTTTTTCTAATGTTATTCTTATACACATAAACTCcccttttgtaattgtattataa